The proteins below are encoded in one region of Helianthus annuus cultivar XRQ/B chromosome 2, HanXRQr2.0-SUNRISE, whole genome shotgun sequence:
- the LOC110900891 gene encoding titin-like, with protein MKEAAYAEELKVLAEFKNTKNEWYVKETGRRRRKAAPIVQQGEGSSSKPRKKQKKAATISLIDEPEEDNPVVTAEKEQVVTAEDDPFNVDQLFDTDKEKEKIVEDIEGDDVDKSTTSSSSSSDDGINEIESRKRIQEEIEKEKLLRKRKRHEKDDDDVYVPSPEHVSGSQSSPRVRKKAGGRKKVVSPKILKATPKIKVPKIDNLLDVGDFDFANTSQVKNVEKKVEEVVAENKRLAAENKKVSDREKVLEMCVKKLEMNNKELVKKIESDQSEIDILKVRVAELEEEKARHDEQNEYFKLKNKEFEAAKALRDHEFYMLNKVVKSMLGTSVEQKFEELQVEELRAERQAKIEEQMKDKGKGVEGSSAVTERSIVPSMVVDNPEPITAISGLFEDETHLEELMGGTGLKATEASSEKTVDDLMNDSVNEESGEASGKGESSKTQIVEHTEKLILGLDVYREMMHTVDPEFKFDFEEELNTFDIN; from the exons ATGAAAGAAGCGGCATatgctgaagagttgaaagttcTTGCAGAGTTCAAAAACACAaagaatgagtggtatgtgaAAGAAACTGGGAGAAGACGCAGAAAGGCGGCTCCTATAGTTCAACAGGGTGAAGGATCGTCATCAAAACCTAGAAAGAAGCAAAAGAAAGCAGCAACAATATCTTTGATTGATGAACCGGAAGAAGATAATCCGGTGGTTACTGCAGAAAAGGAACAAGTTGTAACTGCTGAAGACGATCCATTTAATGTTGATCAGTTGTTTGATACAGAT aaagagaaagagaagattgttgaagatATTGAGGGTGACGATGTAGATAAGAGtacaacaagttcatcaagttcttcaGATGATGGTATTAACGAGATTGAAAGTCGAAAAAGAATTCAAGAAGAGATAGAAAAAGAAAAGCTGTTAAGGAAGAGAAAGAGACATgaaaaggatgatgatgatgtttatgtGCCTTCTCCAGAGCATGTCTCAGGATCACAATCTTCTCCGAGAGTTAGAAAGAAAGCTGGAGGTCGAAAGAAAGTGGTTTCTCCAAAGATTCTCAAAGCTACTCCAAAGATCAAAGTGCCAAAGATT GATAATCTTTTAGATGTTGGAGATTTTGATTTTGCCAACACTTCACAAGTCAaaaatgttgaaaagaaagttgaagaagtTGTTGCTGAGAACAAGAGGCTAGCAGCTGAAAACAAGAAAGTGTCTGATAGGGAGAAAGTTTTAGAAATGTGTGTGAAGAAGCTGGAGATGAATAACAAAgagttggtgaaaaagattgaaTCTGATCAATCAGAAATTGATATCTTGAAGGTTAGAGTTgctgaacttgaagaagaaaaggctagacatgatgaacagaatgaATACTTTAAGTTGAAGAACAAAGAATTTGAAGCAGCTAAAGCATTAAGAGATCACGAGTTCTATATGCTGAACAAAGTTGTTAAAAGCATGCTTGGAACATCGGTAGaacaaaagtttgaagagctgcAGGTTGAAGAGCTCAGAGCTGAACGTCAAGCTAAAATAGAAGAGCAAATGAAAGACAAAGGCAAAGGAGTTGAAGGAAGTTCAGCTGTGACTGAAAGATCGATTGTTCCTTCAATGGTGGTTGATAATCCTGAGCCAATCACTGCAATATCTGGTTTGTTTGAGGATGAAACACATCTTGAAGAGTTGATGG GTGGTACAGGTTTGAAAGCTACAGAAGCTTCCAGTGAGAAAACagttgatgatttgatgaatgaTTCGGTAAATGAAGAATCAGGGGAAGCAAgtggaaagggggagtctagtaAAACGCAGATCGTTGAACATACTGAAAAGTTAATCTTGGGATTAGATGTTTACAGAGAAATGATGCATACTGTGGATCCTGAGTTCAAGTTCGACTTTGAAGAAGAGTTGAATACTTTTGATATCAATTAA